Genomic DNA from Campylobacter concisus:
GTGGTGCATTTTCAAAAGACCTATCAAATTTCTTTGACATACCAGCTGGCTCTTTTGTGTAGTTCACATCTTTTAATACAACGTCTTTATCGTCTAGCAAATCGATATTTCTAAGGCCGATTTGCGAATCGCTAATACTTGGATTATTAAAAGCACATGCCGCAAAAAACGCAGCACACAATCCTCCAAGCATCATTATTTTTATTTTCATTTTTCTCTCCTTAAATTTCTAATACTAAATTTCAATGCCCCGTCTCCACAAACATCAATGCACCTGCCACAGCTTATGCACTCGCTTGAGCTAACCGAGCGGCTCTCTTTACCGATCATGTCAAGCACTTGTATCTCTGGACAAATAAGCTTGCATTTCATACATTTTGTGCAAGCCTGGGCATCATGCTTTACTCTAATTAGGGCAAATTTTGAGATGATGGCATAAAAGGCACCAAGCGGACAAACGTGCGAGCAAATGCCACGCTTTAACACAAACATATCAAAAGCAATGATCGCAACCGCTATACCTAAAGCACTAGCCGAGCCGTAAATAATACCACGCTGAATAATGCCAATATAGCTAACGCTCTCAAATACCGGGTAAGATAAAGCAAGGCTTAAGATAAGAGCAAGTGCTAGCAAGTAGTAGCGCAAATTTTTACTTACGTTTAAAATTTTCTCACCCTTAAAGCCAAATTTCTCTCTTAGCTTGTAAGCAATGTCGGTTAGTAAATTTACTGGGCAAATCCACGAGCAAAACGCCCTAGAAGCGACGAGTGCATAAAATGCAAAGACGATGATAGCGCCAATTATCGCATTTATGCCTACGCTAAAGCCTGCTAGTAAAATTTGAAGCACCGCAAATGGATCGCTTAGTGGAATTTGTCCAAAAAGCAAAGATGAGCTTAAATTTCCGCTAAGTATCTTAACTCCATAAACATTTCCTAGGATAAATAGCACTAGGATAGAAATTTGAGTTATTCGTCTTAAGATTAAAAATTTCATAGCTCACCACCATTTAGATAGTCAGTCGCCTTTTTTATATCTAGCTTTATCTTGCTGTCGGCATCATCCACGCGCCTTTCATCTTCTTTTACCCAGCCTTTGACGTAGTTGTCGCCAACTTTACCAAGCACAACTTCGCGGTTTAGCACGGTAATGGCTGCTTTTTCGGTGATACAGGCTCGCTCACAAACACCGCAACCAGTACAGATATCACTATCAACAACTGGAAGTAAAAAGGCATGCTTTTGTGTTCTTTCGTTGCGGCGATACTCAAGATACAAGGCCTTATCTATGAGCGGACAAGATCTGTAGCAAGCATCGCACTGTATGCCCCAGTATGCCACGCAGTTTTTCATATCAACCACTGCAACGCCCATTTTGGCTTTATTTATGTCTAGTTTGCCAGCTGTGCTTACTAAATTTGCATCCAGCGCACCAGTCGGACAGGCTGGCACGCAAGGGATATGCTCGCACATATGACAAGGAATTTTTCTAGGCTCAAAATAAGGCGTACCGACACTTATACCATCTTCAAGAGTAGCAAGTTTTAGCGTATCAAATGGGCAGGCCTCTACACAAAGCCCACACCTAATACAGCTTTTCAAAAACTTCTTCTCCGCTTTCGCACCAGGCGGTCTAAGAAGTACAAGCGGTGAGGCTTTGGCACTAAGTGACCATATAAAGCCTCCGCCAAGAGCTAAGATCGCTGCCTTAGCTCCAAATTTCAAAGCTTCACGCCTACTTGAAAATTCCATATCAGCCACTTTTACGCCTTGTAAATTTTAACCGCGCACTTTTTATAGTCTGTCTCTTTAGAGATAGGGCAAGTAGCGTCAAGGCAGACTTTATTTATAAATACGTTTTCGTCAAAGAAAGGCACATAAACAAGACCTACTGGCGGCTTATTTCTACCTTTTAGATCAACTCTTGCTTTTACCTTGCCACGGCGTGATTCGACCCAAACGATCTCATTTTGCATTACGCCAAGATTTTTAGCATCATCTTCATGCATGTAGCAAAGCGCCTCTGGGACCGCCCTATAAAGCTCTGGAACACGCATAGTCATAGTACCTGTATGCCAGTGCTCTAGCACACGGCCAGTACATAGCCAGAATGGATAATCTTTGCTTGGCATCTCGCATGGATCCATGTAAGGGCGGAAGAAAATTTTTGCTTTGTTCGCAAGAGATGTTTTATCTTTATTTGTAACGCCTTTTAGATCGCCTGTTGGAAGGGCTGCGTTTTTGTTGCCGTAGAATGCAAATTTCTCATTTGGAGCAGCTTTTTTAGCGTATGGATCGAATTTAGTGTTAAATCTCCACTGAGTCTCTTTGCCATCAACCACTGGCCATCTAAGACCTCTTACTCTGTGGTAAGTGTCAAAGTCAGCTAGGTCGTGGCCGTGTCCAACGCCAAATTTTCTATACTCTTCCCAAAGATATTTGTGGATGAAA
This window encodes:
- the napH gene encoding quinol dehydrogenase ferredoxin subunit NapH, whose product is MKFLILRRITQISILVLFILGNVYGVKILSGNLSSSLLFGQIPLSDPFAVLQILLAGFSVGINAIIGAIIVFAFYALVASRAFCSWICPVNLLTDIAYKLREKFGFKGEKILNVSKNLRYYLLALALILSLALSYPVFESVSYIGIIQRGIIYGSASALGIAVAIIAFDMFVLKRGICSHVCPLGAFYAIISKFALIRVKHDAQACTKCMKCKLICPEIQVLDMIGKESRSVSSSECISCGRCIDVCGDGALKFSIRNLRREK
- the napG gene encoding ferredoxin-type protein NapG, with amino-acid sequence MEFSSRREALKFGAKAAILALGGGFIWSLSAKASPLVLLRPPGAKAEKKFLKSCIRCGLCVEACPFDTLKLATLEDGISVGTPYFEPRKIPCHMCEHIPCVPACPTGALDANLVSTAGKLDINKAKMGVAVVDMKNCVAYWGIQCDACYRSCPLIDKALYLEYRRNERTQKHAFLLPVVDSDICTGCGVCERACITEKAAITVLNREVVLGKVGDNYVKGWVKEDERRVDDADSKIKLDIKKATDYLNGGEL